Below is a window of Edaphobacter dinghuensis DNA.
GCCGATCACCGTAAGATCGGGACGCTCGGCTTCGACCACCTGCACCATCGAGGCCAGGCTGTTAACGTCTACCGGAAGGCAGCGGGCAATCTGGGCGATGCCGCCGTTGCCCGGGGCGCAGACTACCTCGTTGACCTGCGGCGATTTAAGAAGCGACCAGACGAGGGCGTGCTCGCGGCCACCGCCGCCGATTACCAGAACTTTCATTTGCAGATGTATCTCCGTTCTCTCACTTTGAGCCTAGGCAAGGCAGTTCACAGAGTCAAACCGGCGACCGAACAGCGCGCCGCAGCTTTATTTTGCGCAGGGCAGCAGGCGGATGCCCCCGGCAACTTCCCGGGAAAGATCGAAGGCCGTCGAAGACCGTCCGATGCTGACAGTGTATCCCTCCACCGAGGACCGCTTCCTGACCCGCAGATGAGCTCCGGGCTTGATGCCATTGGCTTTAAACTGACGCAGGGCGTGGGCATCGCGGTCCGAGACGCTGTCGATGATAAAGACCCCATCCTGCTCGACCTCGGTCAGAAGAATCGAATTCTCCGGAGTCATCTCGCCTTCCATGGTCGGGATGGAATGGCCATGGGGGTCGATGCGGGGGTGGCCCAGCTTGGCGGCGATACGCTCTTCAAAGCGTTCGGAGATGAAGTGCTCCAGCCGCTCGGCCTCCTCGTGAATCTCGTCGATGGGATAGTCGAGAATCTCGTAGAGAAAGGTCTCGATCAGGCGATGGTGACGCAGCACCTCGAGCGCGCGCCGCTTCCCTGCCTCGGAGAGCTGCACCCCACGATGCCGTTCGTACTCGACCAGAGGTGTCTGAGCGGCAGCCAGCTTTTGTAGCATGTTGGTGATCGAGGCCGGAGCGACGCCAAGATGGTCGGCAAGCGCGGTGCTGGTGACACGGCGATGCTCGGGACCACCCAGCGCGAGGATGGCCTTGAGGTAGTTATCGACAGATTCGCTATTGCGGTTTGCCTGGCGGCGGGCTGACATGCAAATTGACTCCAGATTCAGTTTGACGCATTTCAGTAATTTAGGTATACCTAATTATTAGGGAAGCCTAAATTGAGGCGCTTCTCTTTGGCATTGTTTGGGACTGACATGGAAGACCATCGTTCATCGTCGTACGCCGAAGCCGGGACAGAGGTGGAGTTCGCCTCGACGGAGACGGCTGCGCCGATGGCGTCGGCAACAACCTCGATGCCAACGCCGGCTCCAAAGAAGTCTCGATTCGGATTTCGGCATAACGAGTTGTGGGCGTACTTTGGTCCGGCGTTTGTGGCTTCGGTTGCATATATCGATCCGGGAAACTTTGCGACCAACATCGAGGGCGGCAGCCGCTTCGGCTATCGGCTGCTTTGGGTACTGCTCTGGTCGAACGCGATGGCCATTCTGATCCAGTACCTTTCAGCCAAGCTGGGTATTGTGACCGGGCTGACGTTGCCGCAGAACTGCCGCAAGCATTTTTCACGGCCCATGACGATCTTTCTTTGGGTGGCGGCGGAGGTCTCTGCCATTGCCACGGACCTGGCCGAGTTTCTGGGTGCAGCGCTGGGGCTTTACCTTCTGGTGGGCCCAGCGATGCTGGCGCATGGATGGACGCGCACGGAGACGATGTTCGCTGCCGCACTCGTCTCGGCGGTCGCGGTGTTTCTGATCCTTGCGCTCGATCTGGCGGGATACCAGTGGCTGGAGTGGGGCATCATGGCCTTCGTCGGCGTGATTGGACTGTGCTACGGCTTCGAGGTCTTTCTGGTGCATCCGGACTGGAAACTCGCCGCCTATCGGACGCTGCTGCCGACGCTCGACCCGAAGCAACTCCACGCCAGCCTGTACGTCGCCGTGGGAATGCTTGGCGCGACCGTGATGCCGCATGTGATCTATCTGCACTCGGCGCTGGTGCAGCCACGCGTGCAGGAACTGAAGAAGCAGCCGATGGTGGTGGGATCTTCGAGGCGGCGCAAGTACCTGCGCTTTGAGCTGATCGATGTGCTCTTCGCCATGAACGGAGCGTGGCTGATCAATTCCGCCATGATCCTGATGGCGGCAGTCGCGTTTTCGCATCTGCCCAACCCGGTGACGACCATCGAACAGGCGCACGAAACACTTGGCCCGCTGCTGGGGCCGGTCTCAGCGGTGATCTTTGCCGTGGCGCTGTTCTGCTCGGGGCTCTCGTCTTCGACCGTCGGTGTGATGGCCGGACAAGTGATCATCGAAGGTTTTCTCGATATCAAGTTCTCCATCTTCCTGCGGCGGCTGATTACGGTTATTCCCGCGTTGATTGTCATAGCAGTGGGGCTCGACCCACTGAAGATCCTGATCTTCTCGCAGGTGATCCTCAGCTTCACCCTGCCCTTTGCACTGATTCCGCTGCTGATTCTGACCAACCGCCATTCGGTAATGGATACGTTCGTCAGCGCACGCCGAACGAAGATCGCAGGATGGGTGTCAGTCGGCATCATCCTTACATTGAATGCGGTACTTCTGGGACAGATTGCCTTCGGCGGTTAAGAGATTTCATCTTTCCTATCCAGCGATTGCCCGAACGGTATAGAATTCCGCCGAACTCCAAACTTAAATTGGAAAATGGAAGGATGTGCCACGAATGATAACGAAGAAATCTTTTGGTGCAACTGCGTTCTCAACGCTGATCGTACTTGCAGGCACGATCTCTTTGACGATTCCGGCAGTTGCGGCAGCGCCTTCCATTGCGCCTGCGACGATGCCGCGCATCGGCACAGTCAGCGAGCGCTACCAATCGTTCAACATCGAGATGGTAGAGATCACTGGAGGACGCTTTTGGGCTCCATACAAGAAGCCGGGAGCAACGGCCGCGCCTGAACCGGAGAAGGCAAAGATGTCGGTCCCGGCCGGGATGGACCCATCGTTGTATCGCTACCGCGCCCCGATCGATCTTTCGAACCCTCGCCTGCGCAAACTGGCCGCGGCCTTGGGGCCTGCTTACGTGCGGGTAAGCGGAACCTGGGCAAACTCCACCTACTTTCAGGACTCCGATGCCCCAGCACCGGCGGCTCCGCCTGCGGGCTTTAAGAGTGTACTGACGAGGCAGCAATGGCGAGGGGTCGTCGATTTCTCCAAGGCGGTCGATGCAGAACTCGTCACCTCGTTTGCCGTCAGCGCGGGAGTCCGCGATGCGAACGGCATATGGACGCCGGTGGAGGCGAAGAAGGTTCTGGCCTACACCAAGAGCATCGGCGGAAATATTGCAGCCGCCGAGATGTTCAACGAGCCCACCTTTGCCGAGATCGGCGGCGCTCCGAAGGGCTATGACGCAGCAGCATATGGACGCGACTTCCGCGCCTTTGTGCCCTTCATCAAAGCGGCCGCTCCCGATATGCTGATTCTCGGCCCGGGATCGGTGGGTGAAGGTGGGGCGCTTGGAAGTATGCCGGGCATGCACCTGCTCAGAAGCGAGGACATGCTGAAAGAAGAAGGTCCGGGCCTGGACGCCTTCTCCTATCACTTCTACGGCAGCGTCTCCCTGCGTTGTGCTCGACCTGGCATGATCGCCCCACGAACGCCCGAAGAGGCTTTGTCTGAAGATTGGCTATCGCGGACGGATCGCGAAGAAACCTTCTATGCCGCGCTGCGAGATCGCTTCACCCCAGGCAAGCCGATGTGGCTGACCGAGACGGGAGAGACGGCCTGTGGGGGCGATCCGTGGGCCGCGGATTTTATCGACAGCTTCCGCTACCTCGATCAGCTTGGGCGACTGGCTAAGCGTGGCGTGCAGGTGGTGATGCACAATACGCTGTCAGCCAGCGACTATGGCCTGCTCGATGAAAACACTCTGGCTCCCCGGCCAAACTACTGGTCGGCTCTGCTGTGGCGCAAAATGATGGGGACGACAGTGCTCGATGCGGGAGCGTCGCCCGCAACCGACCTGCATCTCTACGCCCACTGCCTGCGGGGGCATCCCGGTGGGGTCGCGCTGCTGGCCATCAACGCGGACCGCGCCTCTGCGCACGAGATCGAAACACCTGTAAGGTCCGAGAGATATACGCTGACGGCAAAAGATCTGATGGGAACGAACGTAGACCTGAACGGCAGCGAGCTAAAGCTGGGAGCCGACGACCCCCTGCCCTCGATGACCGGCAGGCCAACCAAGGCTGGAAGGGTCGAATTCGCACCGGCGAGCATTACCTTTCTCGCATTTCCGGATGCAGGCAATGCAAGCTGCAGGTAATCTGCGAGCGGGCGATATACTGAGGAGTGCCCATGAAGCCTCTTTCCTCGTCCCCAATTCGCCAGAAAACCCGCCTGAAAGCTGCCTCTGCTCCGCTCGCCCACCCGCTCGATCTGGGCGACGGACGGCGTATTCGCTCGACCACCGTGATCTGCGTGCGCCGCGGCGACTCGGTTGTCATGGCTGCCGATGGGCAGGTTTCGCTCGGCGCTACGGTAATGAAGGGCACGGCGAAGAAGATTCGCCGACTCTATCAGGACAAGGTGCTGGCCGGATTCGCCGGATCGACGGCGGACGCCTTCTCGCTGTTTGCCCGCTTCGAGACCAAGCTGGAGCAGTACGCAGGCAATCTTGGCCGCGCTGCGGTCGAGCTGGCCAAAGACTGGCGCACCGACAAGATGCTGCGCCA
It encodes the following:
- a CDS encoding Nramp family divalent metal transporter, producing MALFGTDMEDHRSSSYAEAGTEVEFASTETAAPMASATTSMPTPAPKKSRFGFRHNELWAYFGPAFVASVAYIDPGNFATNIEGGSRFGYRLLWVLLWSNAMAILIQYLSAKLGIVTGLTLPQNCRKHFSRPMTIFLWVAAEVSAIATDLAEFLGAALGLYLLVGPAMLAHGWTRTETMFAAALVSAVAVFLILALDLAGYQWLEWGIMAFVGVIGLCYGFEVFLVHPDWKLAAYRTLLPTLDPKQLHASLYVAVGMLGATVMPHVIYLHSALVQPRVQELKKQPMVVGSSRRRKYLRFELIDVLFAMNGAWLINSAMILMAAVAFSHLPNPVTTIEQAHETLGPLLGPVSAVIFAVALFCSGLSSSTVGVMAGQVIIEGFLDIKFSIFLRRLITVIPALIVIAVGLDPLKILIFSQVILSFTLPFALIPLLILTNRHSVMDTFVSARRTKIAGWVSVGIILTLNAVLLGQIAFGG
- the hslV gene encoding ATP-dependent protease subunit HslV translates to MKPLSSSPIRQKTRLKAASAPLAHPLDLGDGRRIRSTTVICVRRGDSVVMAADGQVSLGATVMKGTAKKIRRLYQDKVLAGFAGSTADAFSLFARFETKLEQYAGNLGRAAVELAKDWRTDKMLRQLEALLIVADPKHTFLLSGTGDVIDPDEGIATIGSGGSYALASARALMENTDLSAREIAVKSLKIAGQICIYTNDQMTIEELKAE
- a CDS encoding metal-dependent transcriptional regulator, whose amino-acid sequence is MSARRQANRNSESVDNYLKAILALGGPEHRRVTSTALADHLGVAPASITNMLQKLAAAQTPLVEYERHRGVQLSEAGKRRALEVLRHHRLIETFLYEILDYPIDEIHEEAERLEHFISERFEERIAAKLGHPRIDPHGHSIPTMEGEMTPENSILLTEVEQDGVFIIDSVSDRDAHALRQFKANGIKPGAHLRVRKRSSVEGYTVSIGRSSTAFDLSREVAGGIRLLPCAK